A segment of the Coffea arabica cultivar ET-39 chromosome 8c, Coffea Arabica ET-39 HiFi, whole genome shotgun sequence genome:
TTGTTACCATTACCTGGTTTGTTCTAGCAGAACCTCGGCGGCTTACCATCATGATCGGCGGTATATCTACAGCTGTTGCATCCTCCCTTCTAATCCCTTTCGGCTGTTTTTTTTCTAGACAGAATAGAGGTTAGCTATCAACTTCCTTCTTCTCTTGCTCTTGCTTCTTTTTGCCTTTTTCATTACTAATTTCCTGACTTTGTTTCAGTTTGCAAAGTTGCTATCTCTGCTGTTTTGCTGGTGAGTGCCTTGCTCCAAGAACGTTTAACTTAGTCCCTCTGCATCTGTTGAgcttttttttacaaaaaaataattgctttccttttttcccttgttGCTTTGTCATTTTACTTAGTTATTGCCTTCTTTTTCCAGCAacggtttctttcttttcttgcgcACCAGCTTAATGCCTTTACTTTTTTCATTGCACTCGGTCTATTAGCACGGGCTTATTTTTCCTTGTTCTGTTTCTTTTCGCTATTAGCTTTTGTATGCTCGATTTTATCGTGGTACCGCCTGCTTTTCTCTGATTCTGCCCCGAAGCTTTTTTTGCAGCCAGACAGGTTAGTGTTTCTGGTTCTCCTCTCTTTCctatttcttttatattttgctaTCTATATTCCGTCTCTATCACTTGTATTTTCTGCTATGTGGTTGGTTGCATCTTCTTAGAGCCTCACTTCTTTGACTTGAATTGCGGGAGCTTATTTACTACTTCCCGAAACTTTTGGATGACTTTGTTGGGTTAACAAGGAGCTTTTCAACTCCTGTTCCTGTACTATTACTGCTGAAGGATGGAAATTATAGACAGCCTTGCATTTCATGTTGAACTACTTTTTGTTACTTATTTTATGTGTCCATTTCGTTTGTTTGCTGCTTATTTCCTAGCTGTTGGATTTCTTATCTTCCTGCTCGTTGCTTGCTTATTAATTTTAGCTTGGACATTTACAGAcctgtttcctttttttgtgtttttatttgttcaatCTTGTGTAACACTTGTTATATTACTTGCCGTTTGAATTAGCTAATATTGTTCATAAATTACAATTAAATTGGCCATTACTGGGCATAATTGCATTCGCACACCGCGCATCGCGCGGTGATCCTCCTCCTAGTATCAAAAAAAGCATGATGAGAAAAGCAAACTTGGTCAAATAGATATAATGTTTTCATTATTTACAAGAACAATTTAGCACGTCCATGATCATATTGAGCCAATGTGATAGAGGAAATAACAAAACATTTTGTGTGTAGTTaacatttgaatatattaatGATTCGATAAACGGCATTTACAGGGGTGAGAATCTCAAGaatatttttcatcaaaaagaATATTACAACTATCATTGTTTGTCTCGAACAAAACTCAAAcctccaatttctcattcaacGGTACAAGTTGTAGATTGTCATCATCCCTCCTAGAGCTATTGTTGGCAGTCTTTGTCAATATATCAAATGGAACTACAAGACTTGAATGATCAGCATTTGGAACAAGAAATATCAAAGCCAATGTACCAAATCTGAGAAGATTTCTGATGAGAAGTGTTACCCACAAATTCTTGAAATTAGTTCTGGTGACATGAAATAGATGGAGAACCATCCCTCCGGCAGATTTGGAAGTAAGTGAACCAAGGCTATCAATGCACATTAACAATGCAAAAAATGTGCCCTCAATGCCTATAGGACATAATCTGCTACTCAACACCATCATTGGCATCCATCTAATTCTACTGATGATTCTTGACACGCATTCTTCCATGATTACGAAGAAGTAATCTGGAATTCCAAGAGCTAAATTCCAACGAAGCACGAAAACAAGATCAAGCATTCCTGAAGTTGCATACAGGAGCTGCGCAAAAAAGAGCAAACTTCTAAATGGATAATCTTTAAGGGTTTTGTGATATATTAGAACCCCAACAATGGATGCCAATGCACCAATTGCATAGATAATACCTACAAATTCCTGCAAAACATGAGGGAATGTGAGTTCAGGAGCTAAAATACGGGCATATTTTCAGTGTGGGCAAAACTTGGGGTGTTTCACTCAACGGTGAAGCGCCAGACTGAGAGCCAATGGGGTTGCAGTAATCTTTCAATTaagttttatgattttaagttattgttttgaaaagtgaaactgaaaaaaaaaatccatactTAACTTATTTAGCTTCAATGTCAATGATTTCTTTGCAAAAAGGATTCAGATGTTTGCAATTCCAGTTTATGCCTACATACCTATATGGACACacattttgaacttgaaatAGGTCCAACACATCCTTTCATAGAACCGATAACAGAGAATTATTTACTTGGGGGAAAATCTAAGGggaaaagtgaaattttgaaaattttagaggtaatcattatttatttattttaagtgCTTGACTTCAATGATATCATTGTCTCACCaatattcacaattttgagCTTAAGAGTTGGCACCTAACTGCTAACTAGCTATACTGAAATGACATATTATAGAGGTCTTGATACTAAACAGTGGAGTTTATTGTCAAAATAATTCTTCTTCCTTAACATATACCCAAagtaatttaattttaaaatttattacctTTATGATCCTTTTTTTGCCACTTAAGCTGCATATGTGTCAGGATGAAAATAAAGATATCATCCATTTCTCTTTCTCATCTAATatctttttcaattttctctCTAAACCTtcctgcatttttttctttcgttATCTTTCCCGTGTCAAACATAATCTAAGAAGCCAATATTTATGTTAACAGCATCTAAAATTATGCTTCTCGAGTCGATAATCTTAAGGCAAATGAAGATTATTCTCTTGTCTTTCCAAAGAGTAGGAAGGATAACATAAACAAATATGATAGCCTTGAAGTTTTTGTAATTGCTTACAATTTTCGTTGCCatttttgttgcaatttttgtatttttaaaatttatttttttgaaaaaatatatatgcaataggtttgatacattttaaaaaattcagagaCCAATAATAGCAAGGTCAATAATGGTAgaatttattttagataattataagaaaattataaaagttatgcaatctttttgtgcctctataataaaaaaaatttaaaattttagttcACATTGGAAACTATAAACTAGATAagaacttttctttcttgttatcCTATGGGGCAATCAGGATAATTAGATGATAACAATAATATCAATAtgggaataaaatttgaaagtgaatcacattggaaatattttttagtaaagagtgttattttggcaaaaaaaaaaaaaactcctaaaCAGTGAGGAATTAACAAGTTCAGGCTGTATACTTTCGATTCTGGAATTCTTAAGAGTTAAAATTTAGGAATTTTAATGGAGAAAAAATTACCATCATAACTTACTAAtgtttttccaaataaaagtgCAAAGCTAAAAGCCTTTTCTTCAAATAGGATGTATAAAGATGACCTGAGAGAATGCTGGACCAGCTTTGGGATCTGTATACCAATAGAATTGGCCTTCATGAGTACTTATGCTCAAAGCTATAGATAAGTACATGTATAGCGATGGCTTCCATACATCTGGGCACTGGATTGTCTTGCACATGCCTTTCACTGCTGTTCCCAAATTCTCAACTGCCTGCATTGCATTGAACAAGTAGAAGTAATTATATAGACATGCAAATGTGTAGATCATTTTGCAGAGaccttattttcttaaaacgGTCCCTCTAGTGGCCTTGTAATTATTGGTTAAGGATATTAAGAAATTTTTATTGTAAATCCCAGTATGTTTTGAAGTAGATTGCCTTCAAATGTTGGGATGGGTAAATCATAAAGTTTTTGGATTGAGAAATATTGCATGAGCAATTCTttgtaattttgaattttgacgaACCCCTGTTGAAAtcaaaataaagtttaggaagGGAACTTTTTCATTTGAGAAAAATTTCATCAATGGCTACAACTCTCTCAAAACAACTaggaaaaattttcctttgttttgatcACATAAAGCAATATGTGGTTAAATCCTGCATATCTTGGCTTCTTTCGAGTATGAGATCAAAGTTCAAACCTACAACCAATGTCTTAAAAattaaggttgtgtttggattgtatttttcgttatttttcatggaaaaattactgtagcgatttgatatatgtgagggaaaaaggtgatagggaaatgtgatcacagaaaacgacaatattttccgatggaaacaagcaatccaagcaagTTTGTTCAAACGATCAAATTGTGAACTCACCATGTCACTAGTTTTCTATTAAATTTGAAAGTCGATTGAACCGATTAAATCCAATCAAGAACCAATTAAAATGGATTAAAAAAATGACCTTTTAAACTAActccttctattttttttccctttttctttgttttgtatttaatgctaaaaatatattaagaaattaaaatctCTGACTCTGGATTGAATCATgaattaaaagcttattcgattcgcttcttgattcaaatttaaaaatatttgtgtATAATACCACCTTTTGTGAGATGGaagaaataacaaaaaaaatttgaccCTTAGTCAAACGGACAAAGCgtcaataaaaataaatttaaaggGGTAAAGTGCTGCTCATCCCTAATTACAAGGGGACATGGTGCATATAAGCCACTTAACCCTGATGGGGGGCGCTAACCGCGTCGGGAAGTATAACATTAGCTGGTTTcatgaataaataaattaaaaaagaagaaaaggagtcATCAATCAGGATTCAGGCCAAAATGTCTTTAGGGTCCTGTTGGAATTAGTGTCAATTTAATTaacactttctttttcttttttcaattgatttaaaaaaaaaaaaaactgtttacAAGTGCTTATCGAGTTGCATCCTTTTTCGCACTATTGCAAGATCAAGCGTCAAGCCACAATTTGTCAACAGGGGGTGGACATTTGACATGTCTAAAACTAAAGGCAAGGAATTATTCAGCAAATTTCTTGCAAGTCAAAGAATTTAAAGCAAGCGATAATTATACATCTCATAGGCCAAAAATTCAGACTCAACAAGAAAGTAAtatcatttttaaattttatcaaatataaaCTCAAGAAATTAATTTTGAAACCATGCTTCACTATCACAAGATTTGCCTTGATATTTTGGttttatatatgtttttttttttcaacacagGGATATCCAGATCATTCCTTACGGGTCCGACTAATCTCCTGCGGCCCGAAAGCGAAGGCCTCACGCTTCCGAACACGACAACTACGGGACTCGAACCCTGGATACCAAGTAAGTGGCCATAACCCAACTGGGTGGAGCGCACAATCCGAGCTACTCCGCGGGGCTGGTTTCATATATGTAAGGCTAGTAATAttgttaaattttaaattttaataccGAAATAATTTTGTGGCTGATGtatcatactttttttttcaaatcgaATGGGGTTGGAATTTAAGAATGGAGAGAGGACAGGAAAttagaatttcaaatttttaatttctgACTGTCAATCTGAATCACCAGACTTACTCATATCCAGTCAAATCAAATACCATCACAATTCACAATTTTTTAATTGAGATTTGTAGTCTCATACTTGACAAAATTTGCTATGGCATCAAAATCTGAACCGTACATGTAACTAGTTAATATTATTCTATTAATGCTCGAGGACCTGAGAAAATAGTTGTTTATGTATATGTTTTCCCCATTATGTATGTCATTATTTCATCAAAATTTCCTAATTTATCAACTTGTTTAAGGGGCCAGTTTTCCTTCTACGATCTTCAATCCTAATACCCAAATCATCCCACCTTTTAAGGTTTTCCTCTTTGGACAGCTCTTACATTGTCCCGGTCTATTGATTAAAATATAGCCGCCCTTTTTTGTAGGTTCAATATATCACTTCCCAAGTTACTTGCTCCCTGGATTTAACCTGCTCAGCAGTTTAATATTTTAATAGATTATAAGAAAAccgttccaaaaaaaaaaacccctaaATAATTCTACTCAGTTTCAGAAAAGACAAAAAGAATCATCCCCTTTGAACGTGATTAAGATGGTAATTGTCTAAAATTCAGATGAAATTCTCTAAAAGacataattaaaatatgatTTTATCACTGTTATTTTTCTTAATCAGCATCCTAGCTCCTGATTTGACCCTAGAATAAATCTCAGAAAAATTACTCTGATTTATTTGAATGAATGCTTGATGAAGAGGGATGATTTAATTTCCTAGCTTAGTCTAGCATCTAATATTGCAGAATAATATGATAGTTGTTAAgaaatatacaagaatggaGCTAGCTAATCATGCATTGGTTattatttttgcttattttctaCTTTACTCACCTTTTTCTTCTCAAATTGGATGTCATCTACAGTTTTCAACTCATTGATCACAAACCCAAGTGCAATCAATGCAGCCGGTGGTATTGCCAAAAGCCCAAGCGACCCCTGCAAAATGCAGTGTAGAGTGGTATAAATTGCTTATTGAAATCTGTAAATCATTAGCAAAATTGCTttctaaaaccaaaaaaaaaaaaaacaagaattacTATTTGGTTTAGAGCaataaatgcagaaaataaaaGGACTAGCCTGAGCTCCGAGATGGTGAACAAAGAAACCACTGGAGGAGTACCCAATAAGTGCACCAACCGAGGAACAAAACCCACAAAGGCTTTGCATATCAGGAGCCAATGATTTGATTTCTATGCTTTTTCTTGCAATACAGGCATCAATGGTCACATCTGCAATGGCCACCCCAGTCATTATTCCGATCAGAAATCCCAAAGCCAATGCAACTGCCAAATTTCCACTCAAAGCCAAAAACAGTGCTGAAATAGCCCCTACAACACCAGCAAGTACAAAATATGGTCTTCTTTTGTAACCTTTGACAGGGAAAACATCTGTGAGTAGTCCCCAAATGGGCTTCATCACCCATGGAATGGAGTATAAGCTTATGAATAGCTGCACTGCCGAGGGCTGTACCTTTTGGACATCTTTCCAATAGTAATCTGAGACTACTTTGAAGAAAGATCCAGAGAAGCCTTGGCTTAGACCATAGACAAGAATAACGCCAAGAACAAAGGTTGAATCCAGTCTTGAAGAGAGCATCTGAAGCCATTCAAGTGGTTCAAGAATCACAGATTTTATTGAATGAGTTTTCACCAAGTTTGAGTTGGAGGGCTCCTCCTCTTTTTCATTTCCTTGATCTTCTGAGGCTGCAGCTAAGGGCTGTCCTGACTCATCAATATTGCTATTCGGTGTCTTTGGATTGAGCTCTTGAGTCTCTGAGGGACACATTTTGGAGATTCAGGCTTTGAATGAGAGATCATGGATCTGAATCTGAACTCATAAAGGAAAGGTaagaaatttggatttcctgtAAGGGCAAGTGTTGACTTGCTAAAGTCAACTAAACATTTTGGGACAGCTGTTGATATGGTTTTATACCCTGTATCGTCTATATTCGAGGAATCAAAAAAGTTTCAATGCAAACTAGTTGAAATTTGGACATGCAAATTGTCTGGCAAGACTTATAAAATAATGCAAGTGGATTTAATCCTTGTCTATATCTCACTGCTCCTGTCACCAATTGGCTGGATGGTGTTGATTTGTGAGTCTCTCTTAAATTAGTCTCTGACTCAATTTGGCGATGACTCTATGAGCGTTTCTAATctaattgtgtgtgtgtgtgtttcttctgtctatgaaaaaaaaatatctcaCTGCTCACTGCACATTTATTCGTGctcatcttttttatttttgttttcacgTGGCTAACAAAAATATACATCATTCtcaaaggatttttttttatcttcttgtaTTGTATTAGTAACAACTCTTTATtaaaaattctcttttttttaaaaaaaaaaagtgaagaaatGGTAATTAATCTTAGATTTGGTTAAAAATCTAGAAATCTTTAACTTGAATGAATCCTCGGACTGCCCCTATCTTTATTTAGTACTAGTATCATATTAGGCATCAAACCTTAACACATCAAACAAACAAGAGGTTCCGAAAATAGTTGCCAACGAAATCCCATTCTTGCCTGCACAAGGGACATTCAAACTTAGGGGAGTTTTAATTGTCTCAGCAAATACATATCCAACTGATCAATGTAACATGATTAGCAAAACTTGCTGCCTGAAAAGGTTATCAAGAGTGAAATTTGAACCCTTTATTTGAGACAGGGACAATTGTATTCTGAACCATTTCTGGAACCTAATTGAAAACAATATTAGGATTGTCCAAACGGTAAAATTTGCATGTCCTAAAGTATAGTTACAATAGAATCACAATTAGCTAGGCTGTCTAAATAGTAGtatgccttgtttggattgcattttcttgaattttttataaaaaaaaattactatagcgatttgatgtatatgagaaaaaaatgtaatagagaaatgtgatcacgaaaaatgaCGTAATTTTTCGGCGAAAAATGGCTGCCCAAACGGGGCATGATCAACAGGAGATTGGACATTACTAGTTACTTagtaaacaataataatatttttcaacTACTAAATGGTAAAAACTTGGATAACGTTGAACCAGATGATATATTCTTAGTAACCTGATATTTGCAAGGACTAGATCCTCCTCCACATGAATTTCCTACAGTGCACGAATCcgtaaggaaaaaagaaagcatGATGATCATAAAACTACAATTCTTAATTCTATTTACTGTTACTAAAATCAATGCACATATAACTGACGTATGTATTGAACATAAATTATTTGGCTAAAATACTTAAACGAAGTTACTAAAGTTCACTGCTCAATGTCTCAAGGTAGTCCACTTTTCTTGAGATGTGAGGTTTTACGAGTATCACTTGGTGCTTTGCGTCTTTGTCAATCACTACATAAATCACGCTTCCTCCCCTCAAACgaaaccaccaaaaaaaaaatctatgaaacaaaaaaagaaaagaaaagaacctaataaatttattgaatgaaagagagagatgaaaaaaaaaaacaaaaaagaacccCTTTGATTTTCAAAATCTTGCCGGCTCATATAtgcaagacaaaaaaaaaattattattattattattataccTTTTGGTGATTTGGTTACACAACAACTGTATCACTATATTAAAGTCCCCACACGGCTGCATCACAGGGCCGCCAGGCACAGAAGGAGATGTATTTTATATGAAGGTATAGGTTACGTATGACAAACAAATATGATTGAGTTCTATCAAGTACTTTATTTGAATCAAATAGTTTTTGAATCTCTTGAAAGGAACTATTTGTTTTTGGTTAAATCGCGTAGACTTGAAAAGTTTTTTAACCAACGGGGGTTGGGCCAAGTGGTAAGCAGTTTGGTTCCGCTTAAACAAGTCTCAAATTCGAAACCTGGCGTACGCAACTATCCTTGTTGGAAAACTCGCTCACCACGGCCAGGTGTGCGATCCGAGACGACCAACGGATTAGTCAGGGCAAAACCCTGGATACCGTGGCaggcaacaaaaaaaaagaaaagaaaagttttgcaGATATTAACTATCATAATATTAAATCTGCAAATGTTTTCGGGAAAATTttaagaaaccaaaagattCAAACGTCTAGTGATTACCCAACAAATAATGAAACAAACAGAAGCCAACAGCTCAGCTGGAAAGGCTAGAAACACTAATCAATATAGAACTGATACGATTAATGTGAGAATAAAGATGGACATCACACTTTGATTTGAATTTACTCTAATGTAAAGGAAATCTCAATTGTTTATTCAATCACCAGCATTGCTTACGACTTCTGCGTGCTTCATCTTCCGGTATTCCATTCCCTGGTGTAGTCGTTTCCTGGTGTAGTCGTTTTCTGAGGATGTTCAGCTTAGAGTTACGGACAATCAAACCATTCGTGAACATGTTCAATCAAAGATCGATTCAAACTCAATCAACATCGAGTTCGGACTGATTAAGTCAAATTGAAGTTCAAACTTGAGTTAGAGAAACTAGATTATTAACTCATGAGCCgctcaaatatatatatatatatatatatatatatattattttaatagtaaaattatatatatctctaatattttattatttgttaagaaaaaattactattttatttattttaaaaaaataattattttttatttttaaagctCGATTAAGATCTGCTCATTTGCAACCCTAGTTCGGTCTGTACCTTGCTAAGGAATGACAATTTGTAGGGAAAAAAATTCATCTCTTCTCTATGCCAAAAATTGGTACGCAATGATGGAAGCTAATTCAACTTTTatatctttttttaatttattattaatttattattttttagttcTAATGATATTCCAAACCTTATAATGAtgacaaagaaaaaaataagatagacTTAAAAGCCGAACTAAAGACCTTGCAATCTCCTAATCTTTTTATATCAATGCCTTCCTACTTCGAAGCAAATTTGGTTCTTCATATGTTTGGCCCAAAGATAGAGTTGATCATTTTAGCCATCGTAATCGTGCATGCCCTTGCGGAGTTTTGGGGAAGGATACCAATTTTTCATCCGTAAACTTTGGGTTATAGATATATTTTATCCTTaaactttttgaccaatttcattCTCAAATaggaaattaattaattatttccaAAATTTAGGCCAGGGACACATTTCTCCCTCAAATTATGTGTTTTGACTATGTTGTTGattctattttttattcattGCAATTGACTTGGATGCAATTGTTTGAGGATGAAATATGTTCACGGCCTAAATTTTGAAGATGAAACTGGGattttttcattaattttccatttgaggatgaaattgacaaaaatttcatAGTTTAGATACCAAATGCGTTATGCAGTT
Coding sequences within it:
- the LOC140013721 gene encoding probable folate-biopterin transporter 6, which codes for MCPSETQELNPKTPNSNIDESGQPLAAASEDQGNEKEEEPSNSNLVKTHSIKSVILEPLEWLQMLSSRLDSTFVLGVILVYGLSQGFSGSFFKVVSDYYWKDVQKVQPSAVQLFISLYSIPWVMKPIWGLLTDVFPVKGYKRRPYFVLAGVVGAISALFLALSGNLAVALALGFLIGIMTGVAIADVTIDACIARKSIEIKSLAPDMQSLCGFCSSVGALIGYSSSGFFVHHLGAQGSLGLLAIPPAALIALGFVINELKTVDDIQFEKKKAVENLGTAVKGMCKTIQCPDVWKPSLYMYLSIALSISTHEGQFYWYTDPKAGPAFSQEFVGIIYAIGALASIVGVLIYHKTLKDYPFRSLLFFAQLLYATSGMLDLVFVLRWNLALGIPDYFFVIMEECVSRIISRIRWMPMMVLSSRLCPIGIEGTFFALLMCIDSLGSLTSKSAGGMVLHLFHVTRTNFKNLWVTLLIRNLLRFGTLALIFLVPNADHSSLVVPFDILTKTANNSSRRDDDNLQLVPLNEKLEV